The proteins below come from a single Drosophila kikkawai strain 14028-0561.14 chromosome 3R, DkikHiC1v2, whole genome shotgun sequence genomic window:
- the LOC138928818 gene encoding uncharacterized protein isoform X3, whose product MTALKLQLELLQLENEILRKEFNQRQSGDAIPTLKGDAIPTQNGVAIPVQSNVSTPVQNNVSTPVQNIVGGDARLEEESVNNNSILAMARER is encoded by the coding sequence ATGACTGCCCTAAAGCTTCAGCTAGAGCTACTCCAATTAGAAAACGAGATTCTGAGAAAGGAATTTAATCAACGTCAGAGCGGCGATGCCATACCGACTCTGAAAGGCGATGCCATACCGACTCAGAACGGTGTTGCCATACCAGTTCAGAGCAATGTATCCACACCAGTTCAGAACAATGTCTCCACACCAGTTCAAAACATCGTTGGCGGAGATGCCAGATTGGAGGAAGAATCAGTAAACAACAATTCGATTCTGGCCATGGCCAGAGAAAGGTGA
- the LOC138928820 gene encoding uncharacterized protein, whose product MFCRGEDGYHFNIKMVNPTTGEETNKKVSCMNFYAYRLMIRLDVDNHLLRYRRLFQQYCVDMYVKVETERLNFIRFNQSKLRSDEYIHLRDAIATEGHAANIGCLTNLPATYVGSPRHMQGQI is encoded by the exons atgttctgtcgtggagaagatgggtatcacttcaacataaagatggtcaatccaacgacag gagaagaaacgaataagaaggttagctgtatgaatttttatgcgtatcgattgatgattcgacttgatgttgacaatcatctgttaagataccgccgtttgtttcaacagtactgtgtcgacatgtacgtcaaagtggaaacggaacgtctcaatttcattcgttttaatcagtcgaagttgcgctcagacgagtacatccacttgcgtgacgccatcgctactgaaggacacgcggccaacatcggttgtttgaccaatctcccagctacttatgtcggaagtccgcgccatatgcaagggcaaatttaa